A stretch of Mytilus edulis chromosome 11, xbMytEdul2.2, whole genome shotgun sequence DNA encodes these proteins:
- the LOC139494063 gene encoding zinc finger protein 271-like: MKARQQKQKRRKRGKTQKMTDNKITMGLINVSPDHKPDHFIKEDTICNNRGKNCTCQLCGKGLEREENIQNECQLCGQELKRHDKSEKSAKVCVKGLEREETLKDEPSESKTHTILQTANHPYKCEICGKDFNRGYHLRMHMRIHTSDKPFECNVFSKSFSLKPNLKSHMRIHNDDKPFNCDVCGREFKRPSELKSHMINHTGMTDDKPYTCDICSKEFAQSYDLQLHMRTHTDVKLFSCDVCGKAFRQKLHVKKHMLIHTGDKPFSCDVCSKSFSLKPYLQSHMRIHNDNKPFNCDVCGKDFRQINQLNSHMRVHTGDKPYTCDVCEKDYRRLSQLKSHMRMHTGDKPFNCDVCGKDFRRPSELKSHMRIHTGDKPYTCDVCGKMFSLNQQLKSHMFIHNEDKPYICKVCSKNFKRPSDLKSHMRFHTGDKPYTCDECGKSFSLNQQLKSHMFIHNEDKPNICTVCSKDFKRPSDLKSHMCIHNDEKPFTCDVCSKDFKRRSELKLHMCIPCIRNDDTHFNCVVSGMIPLYRVIPTNFTQKMTDNKNTVDFMNDSLDHNPDHFIKADTIYNNGCKNCTGQLCGKGLEREEKIQHECQLCSNEWKRHDKSENTCQVCVKGLKREEQSKYQPSEFNTIIIQQTANKPYKCKICGKHITYNTDVKPFSCDVCGQAFRQKPHVKKHMLIHTGDKPYTCDVCGKGFARRSNLQRHIRIHIGDKSFSCDVCGKAFRQKTHVNKHMRIHTDVKPFSCDVCGKTFRQKPHVKNHMRIHTGDKPYTCDVCGKGFAGRSNLQRHIRIHVGDKSFSCDVCGKAFSRKQHVQEHMSIHTGEKPYTCDVCGKGFARTGKLQTHIRIHTGDHGD, translated from the exons ATGAAAGCCAGACAACAAAAGCAAAAACGGAGAAAAAGGGGCAAAACACAGAAAATGACTGACAACAAAATTACAATGGGTTTAATTAACGTGTCCCCTGATCATAAACCAGACCACTTTATAAAAGAAGACACGATATGTAATAATAGGGGTAAGAATTGCACTTGTCAACTGTGTGGTAAGGGATTAGAAAGGGAAGAAAATATACAGAATGAGTGTCAATTGTGTGGACAAGAATTGAAAAGGCATGACAAGTCCGAAAAAAGTGCTAAAGTGTGTGTTAAAGGATTGGAAAGGGAAGAAACGTTAAAAGATGAACCTAGTGAATCAAAGACACACACAATTCTGCAAACTGCTAACCATCCTTATAAATGTGAAATATGTGGTAAAGATTTTAATCGTGGATATCACCTACGGATGCATATGAGAATACACACTAGTGATAAACCTTTTGAATGTAATGTGTTTAGTAAATCTTTTAGTCTAAAACCAAACTTAAAGTCACACATGCGTATACACAATGATGATAAACCTTTTAACTGTGACGTTTGTGGAAGAGAATTTAAACGACCTAGTGAATTAAAGTCACACATGATAAATCACACTGGTATGACTGATGATAAACCTTATACATGTGATATATGCAGTAAAGAATTTGCACAGAGTTATGACTTACAGTTGCACATGAGAACTCATACTGATGTTAAACTATTTagctgtgatgtatgtggtaaagctTTTAGACAGAAGCTGCACGTAAAGAAACATATGCTTATACACACTGGTGATAAACCTTTTAGCTGTGATGTATGTAGTAAATCTTTTAGTCTTAAACCATACTTGCAGTCACATATGCGTATACACAATGATAATAAACCTTTTAACTGTGACGTGTGTGGAAAAGATTTTAGACAAATTAATCAATTAAATTCACACATGCGTGTTCACACTggtgataaaccttatacctGTGACGTGTGTGAAAAAGATTATAGACGACTCAGTCAATTAAAGTCACACATGCGTATGCACACTGGTGATAAACCTTTCAACTGTGACGTGTGTGGAAAAGATTTTAGACGACCTAGTGAATTGAAGTCACACATGCGTATTCACACTGGTGATAAACCTTATACATGCGATGTATGTGGTAAAATGTTTAGTCTTAATCAACAATTAAAGTCACACATGTTTATACACAATGAGGATAAACCTTACATCTGTAAAGTTTGTAGTAAAAATTTTAAACGACCTAGTGATTTGAAGTCACACATGCGTTTTCACACGGGTGATAAACCTTATACATGTGATGAATGTGGTAAAAGTTTTAGTCTTAATCAACAATTAAAGTCACACATGTTTATACACAATGAGGATAAACCTAACATCTGTACAGTTTGTAGTAAAGATTTTAAACGACCTAGTGATTTGAAGTCACACATGTGTATACACAATGATGAGAAACCTTTCACCTGTGACGTGTGTAGTAAAGATTTTAAACGACGTAGTGAATTAAAGTTACACATGTGTATACCATGTATACGCAATGATGATACACATTTTAATTGTGTCGtttcagggatgattccactttATCGTGTAATACCGACAAACTTT ACACAGAAAATGACTGACAACAAAAATACAGTTGATTTTATGAACGATTCGCTTGATCATAATCCAGATCACTTTATAAAGGCAGACACAATATATAATAATGGGTGTAAGAATTGCACTGGTCAACTGTGTGGTAAAGGATTAGAAAGGGAAGAAAAGATACAGCATGAGTGTCAATTGTGTAGTAACGAATGGAAAAGACATGATAAGTCCGAGAATACTTGTCAAGTATGTGTTAAAGGATTGAAAAGAGAAGAACAGTCAAAATACCAACCTAGTGAATTTAACACAATTATAATTCAGCAAACTGCCAACAAACcgtataaatgtaaaatatgtgGTAAACATATAACATATAACACTGATGTTAAACCTTTTAGCTGTGATGTATGTGGTCAAGCGTTTAGACAGAAGCCACACGTAAAGAAACATATGCTTATACACACTGGTGATAAACCTTATacatgtgatgtatgtggtaaaggatttGCTAGAAGAAGTAACTTACAGAGACATATACGAATACATATTGGTGATAAATCTTTTagctgtgatgtatgtggtaaagctTTTAGACAGAAGACACACGTAAATAAACATATGCGTATACACACTGATGTTAAACCTTTTagctgtgatgtatgtggtaaaacTTTTAGACAGAAGCCGCACGTAAAAAATCATATGCGTATACACACTGGTGATAAACCTTATacatgtgatgtatgtggtaaaggatttGCTGGAAGAAGTAACTTACAGAGACATATAAGAATACATGTTGGTGATAAATCGTTTagctgtgatgtatgtggtaaagctTTTAGTCGGAAGCAGCACGTACAGGAACACATGAGTATTCACACTGGAGAAAAACCTTATacatgtgatgtatgtggtaaaggatttGCTCGAACCGGTAAATTACAGACACATATAAGAATACATACTGGTGATCATGGGGATTAA